From one Triticum urartu cultivar G1812 chromosome 3, Tu2.1, whole genome shotgun sequence genomic stretch:
- the LOC125548094 gene encoding rapid alkalinization factor-like has protein sequence MARIGVALLALLVAAAAVACLPAPASAGEQDSMLLTRAATCDGAVGECGVDEDEEMGTGAYGTGEALRRSLARKPTARYISYAALRADQVPCNKRDKSYYTNCGSMQQANPYTRGCSAITRCARNMN, from the coding sequence ATGGCCCGGATCGGCGTCGCCCTgctcgcgctcctggtggccGCCGCGGCGGTGGCGTGCCTGCCTGCCCCGGCCTCCGCGGGCGAGCAGGACTCCATGCTGCTGACGCGCGCGGCGACCTGCGACGGCGCCGTCGGGGAGTGCGGCGTggacgaggacgaggagatgggcACGGGCGCCTACGGCACCGGCGAGGCCCTGCGCCGGTCGCTGGCGCGCAAGCCGACGGCCAGGTACATCAGCTACGCGGCGCTGCGCGCCGACCAGGTCCCCTGCAACAAGCGCGACAAGTCCTACTACACCAACTGCGGCTCGATGCAGCAGGCCAACCCCTACACGCGCGGCTGCTCCGCCATCACGCGCTGCGCGCGCAACATGAACTGA
- the LOC125546714 gene encoding ethylene-responsive transcription factor ERF018-like codes for MDGASSASGGEGSAEPHPSPPPPERRYKGVRLRKWGRWVSEIRMPNSRERIWLGSYPSAEKAARAFDAAAVCLRGSRAGSLNFPEFPPDVQHVPGMVPTPECIQAAATRHANRAYPIPAGRTMTVTTALPSQDVTSTSNGIAVESSPSAGSAAAYDDVLDWSFMDALPSVPASSAPGTNVPAMDDVMFGFSPMPPPTPPEEAGEDMIDDDGDDHAFVSDLWRF; via the coding sequence ATGGATGGAGCCAGTAGTGCAAGCGGCGGCGAAGGCTCGGCAGAGCCACATCCGTCACCGCCACCGCCAGAACGGCGGTACAAGGGCGTCCGGCTGCGGAAATGGGGCCGGTGGGTGTCGGAGATCCGCATGCCCAACAGCCGTGAGAGGATATGGCTCGGCTCCTACCCGTCCGCCGAGAAGGCGGCGCGTGCGTTCGACGCGGCAGCCGTCTGCCTCCGCGGCTCCCGCGCCGGGTCTCTCAACTTCCCGGAGTTCCCGCCCGACGTCCAGCACGTCCCTGGCATGGTGCCTACGCCCGAGTGTATCCaggccgccgccacgaggcacGCGAACCGCGCATATCCGATTCCGGCGGGCCGGACAATGACGGTCACCACTGCTTTGCCGTCGCAGGACGTGACGAGCACGAGCAATGGCATAGCTGTAGAGTCATCGCCCTCCGCTGGCAGTGCCGCTGCCTACGACGATGTGCTTGATTGGTCGTTTATGGATGCCTTACCGTCGGTGCCAGCGTCGTCGGCGCCGGGGACTAATGTTCCCGCTATGGATGATGTCATGTTCGGTTTCTCGCCGATGCCGCCTCCGACGCCGCCAGAAGAGGCGGGCGAGGATATGATCGACGATGATGGTGATGACCATGCATTTGTATCTGACCTCTGGAGGTTCTGA